One window from the genome of Pseudoliparis swirei isolate HS2019 ecotype Mariana Trench chromosome 24, NWPU_hadal_v1, whole genome shotgun sequence encodes:
- the LOC130190258 gene encoding CD209 antigen-like protein E, with the protein MTSTFRCEEEFLQSCCSGSGSAVSLPSDSTHNSERDHLQTSYTNLTKERDQLQTSNNNLTKERDSLHTGVKKSSCRAAAVVLGLLCLLLLTGLITLVCLFSKGNSERDQLQTSYTNLTKERDQLQTSYTNLTKERDQLQTRVEYILNYFQKIIQELGWVYFYHSFYYTSSNRTSWQQSRADCLQRGGDLIVINSKEEQDFAIQFQRCTWIGLTDGEAEGIWKWVDGTALNTSYWLNGEPNDLEREDCAEIALFDKETSWNDQSCIVDNFWICEKMMAP; encoded by the exons ATGACTTCTACCTTCAGGTGTGAAGAAGAGTTCCTGCAGAGCTGCTGCAGTGGTTCTGGGTCTGCTGTGTCTCTTCCTTCTGACTCGACTCATAACTCTG AAAGAGACCATTTACAGACCAGTTACACAAACCTGACTAAAGAAAGAGACCAGTTACAGACCAGTAACAACAACCTGACTAAAGAAAGAGACTCTTTGCATACCG GTGTGAAGAAGAGTTCCTGCAGAGCTGCTGCAGTGGTTCTGGGTCTGCTGTGTCTCCTCCTTCTGACTGGACTCATAACTCTGGTCTGCCTGT TCTCCAAAGGCAACTCTGAGCG AGACCAGTTACAGACCAGTTACACCAACCTGACTAAAGAAAGAGACCAGTTACAGACCAGTTACACCAACCTGACTAAAGAAAGAGACCAGTTACAGACCAGGGTCGAGTACATACTAAACTATTTCCAAAAAATAATTCAAGAATTGG GATGGGTGTATTTTTACCACAGCTTCTATTACACTTCCTCTAATCGGACTTCCTGGCAACAGAGCAGAGCTGACTGTCTGCAGAGAGGTGGAGACCTGATCGTCATCAACAGCAAAGAAGAGCAG GACTTTGCAATACAATTCCAACGGTGCACGTGGATTGGACTGACTGACGGAGAGGCCGAGGGGATATGGAAATGGGTGGATGGGACTGCACTCAACACAAG CTACTGGCTCAATGGGGAGCCCAACGACCTTGAAAGGGAAGACTGTGCAGAAATAGCGTTATTCGACAAAGAAACAAGCTGGAACGATCAGTCATGTATTGTGGACAACTTTTGGATCTGTGAAAAGATGATGGCTCCATAA
- the LOC130190257 gene encoding CD209 antigen-like protein C yields MDHLTDVYANVEEPSGQKKSLSKSSESVYEDVLIETLEPNRTGATLSGVKKSSCRAAAVVLGLLCLLLLTGLITLGCLFSKGNSERQTKMIQLQTSNNNLTNVQDNFQKRVEELAKQRTDLQGKIRDQHTKQGWVYFNGSMYSISSLAMSWLDSRAYCVQRFADLVIINSEEEQKFISNFKKPVWIGLTDRETEGRWKWVDGTPLTKSFWNPLEPNGQPFQRDEDCAENYYLEKNWNDDKCEHKKMGICEKMLPP; encoded by the exons ATGGATCACCTGACGGACGTCTATGCCAATGTAGAGGAACCATCAGGCCAAAAAAAGAGTTTGTCAAAAAGTTCTGAAAGTGTTTATGAAGATGTGTTGATCGAAACTCTGGAGCCAAACAGAACTGGAGCAACACTCTCAG GTGTGAAGAAGAGTTCCTGCAGAGCTGCTGCAGTGGTTCTGGGTCTGCTGTGTCTCCTCCTTCTGACTGGACTCATAACTTTGGGTTGCCTGT TCTCCAAAGGCAACTCTGAGCGGCAAACGAAGATGATCCAGTTACAGACCAGTAACAACAACCTGACTAACGTACAAGACAATTTCCAAAAAAGAGTTGAAGAATTGGCCAAACAGAGGACTGATCTTCAGGGAAAGATTCGAg ATCAGCATACCAAACAAGGATGGGTGTATTTCAACGGTAGTATGTATTCCATCTCTTCACTGGCAATGTCCTGGCTAGACAGCAGAGCGTACTGTGTGCAAAGATTCGCAGACCTGGTGATTATTAACAGCGAAGAAgagcag AAGTTCATTAGCAATTTCAAAAAACCCGTATGGATCGGACTCACTGATCGAGAGACGGAGGGGAGATGGAAATGGGTGGACGGAACTCCGCTGACCAAAAG CTTCTGGAACCCTCTGGAGCCAAATGGACAGCCGTTTCAAAGGGATGAAGATTGTGCAGAAAACTATTATTTGGAAAAAAACTGGAATGATGACAAGTGTGAACATAAAAAAATGGGTATATGTGAGAAGATGTTGCCTCCATAA